In one window of uncultured Acetobacteroides sp. DNA:
- a CDS encoding MalY/PatB family protein: MTYNFDEVVDRTNTSCIKWDARQGVFGNPEVLPLWVADMDFRSPQFVIDAIAQRLTHPVLGYTLRPDSYFEAIIGWVKRRNGWSIERDWIAHCPGVVPGLNVAVLAYTNPGDRIVIQTPVYPPFFDAVNHNGRTLVENPLTVADGRFVIDFDDLDQKLAGAKAIILSNPHNPVGRVFDEEELRRIGELCLKHGVTIISDEIHSDIILPPHRHLHIANLDERFAAASVTFMAPSKTFNLAGLSTAYAVIPNAERRARYLHVLEQQLHLGMGNIAGIVGLEAAYRHGDEWLDQLVTYIKGNADLLEELLKAMLPKVTLYKPEGTYLAWMDFSAYGLDDDALDRKLIHEAQVGLNSGSTFGTNGRGFRRINLACPRAYVKEAVERMARVL; the protein is encoded by the coding sequence ATGACCTACAACTTCGACGAGGTGGTGGACCGCACCAACACCTCCTGCATCAAGTGGGATGCCCGCCAGGGCGTCTTCGGCAACCCCGAGGTACTCCCGCTATGGGTGGCCGATATGGACTTCCGCTCGCCCCAATTCGTGATCGACGCCATCGCCCAGCGCCTTACGCACCCCGTGCTGGGGTACACCCTTCGCCCCGACTCCTACTTCGAGGCCATCATCGGCTGGGTGAAGCGCCGCAACGGCTGGAGCATCGAGCGCGACTGGATTGCCCACTGCCCCGGCGTGGTGCCCGGCCTCAACGTGGCCGTGCTGGCCTACACCAACCCCGGCGACCGAATCGTCATCCAAACGCCCGTGTACCCGCCCTTCTTCGATGCCGTAAACCACAACGGCCGCACGCTGGTGGAAAACCCGCTTACGGTGGCCGACGGACGCTTCGTGATCGACTTCGATGATCTCGACCAGAAGCTCGCGGGCGCAAAGGCCATCATCCTTAGCAACCCGCACAACCCCGTGGGCCGCGTGTTCGACGAGGAGGAGTTGCGCCGCATCGGCGAGCTGTGCCTGAAGCATGGCGTTACCATCATCAGCGACGAAATCCACTCCGACATCATCCTTCCCCCACATAGGCACCTGCACATCGCCAACCTCGACGAGCGCTTTGCCGCGGCCAGCGTCACCTTTATGGCGCCCAGCAAGACCTTTAACCTGGCGGGGCTATCGACGGCCTACGCGGTAATCCCCAACGCCGAGCGACGAGCCCGCTACCTCCACGTGCTGGAGCAGCAGCTGCACCTCGGCATGGGCAACATCGCCGGCATCGTGGGGCTCGAGGCGGCCTACCGCCACGGCGACGAGTGGCTCGACCAGCTCGTTACCTACATCAAGGGCAATGCCGACCTGCTGGAGGAGCTGCTTAAAGCAATGCTGCCCAAGGTTACGCTCTACAAGCCCGAGGGAACCTACCTGGCTTGGATGGACTTTAGCGCATACGGTCTTGACGATGATGCGCTCGACCGCAAACTGATCCACGAGGCCCAAGTTGGCCTCAACAGCGGCAGCACGTTTGGCACCAACGGCCGCGGCTTCCGCCGCATCAACCTGGCCTGTCCCCGCGCCTACGTAAAGGAGGCGGTGGAGCGGATGGCTCGGGTGCTATAA
- a CDS encoding two-component regulator propeller domain-containing protein, protein MASPNNTSNIKKYTTVNGLTNNVVYKIVQDKQGFMWFATEDGLNRYDGHRFVGYRNDPTNKKTISQNFIQSIYCDAHGDIWVGTAESGLNRYNCRGDDFTIFRHKKDRYSINGNDIISIIPARDGNLWVASYRNGINYYDRRSGRFYDRKDILAACKSRGDYKVQSILEGRNGIFWVGTQGNGLYAYDLVNRKSTPIKGVNPAGLTVFSIGEDPTGHVWIGTNRGLLVVKDGVLQVVPNLKSIAGKEVFAIFCDRNQNMWIGTDKGAYIFKLRDVFRANAISVDYIGEGPSGLSYQSIRSISQDRDGNIWIGTYTGGVNFISSIPDKFRLIAKDTPGSALSYDKVWGMCEDKQGNLWVGTDGSGIDKFDANLNKLGSMRSNPSNTSSLSSNAILSAYCDRRGELWFGTFESGLNRVDPRSGKVTRFLKNGTSRSISDNTVRAIFEDSQGKLWVGTDAGGLCCYDPRSQNFAVYNTKNSGISENDVRSICEDARGNLWVGTYGEGLNLFDRARRHVAVFRNVQDDPSSLSSNRVQAMLVDSKGRLWVGTSSGLCRYSYETRNFKSFTEKEGLVNNNVMAILEDGKGNLWISTTRGISRFCIDKGKFENYDLHDGLQSGQFMPGSAIRCRGGRMLFGGTNGLNVFDPSRISSTQFEPEVLITDFQIYNAIVPIRSTENPKSPLLQSITLTSDVELSYRQNTLSFDFVALNYSFPEKTQYAYMMEGADEGWNKVGGKTSATYRNLGPGKYVFKVKATNQDGVWSKTVREIRITIRPPFWLTWWAYLFYAILIALAVRASLRLYTFRIRTLNKLEIARIEQQKSEEVHQAKLEFFTNISHEFRTPLTLIIGPLERFIAAEADPARRKLLDMMHRNANRLLRLVNQLMDLRKTERGEMKLKVQEMDLVAFLQEMTFSFEELSHQKHITLQLDAEEEHVLGWADPEFLDKILYNLLSNAYKFTSSGGRIVISVRRMSVYGQEHVRIGVEDTGKGMRPKELDRIFELFYQVPGVGSALQKGSGIGLHLTKMLVKLHKGEISVSSEEGRGTSFFVDLPLQKEAYAAAEVASEPVEKAVVTDLAERAIDIEPMPDEDVAKHVGRLYTVLVVEDDDDIRRYVKDELHNLYNVIEACNGEDGLKMAAEFQPDAIISDVMMPVLDGVEMCKQLKLDITTSHIPIILLTAKSSIEDRIEGLESGADSYIPKPFNPAHLKTRIAKLIELRELLKQKFSKSISFQPSEVVASSPDEEFLRKALALINENISNSDYNGDLLSKDLGMSRANLHRKLRSLLNQSSSEFIRNIRLKQAAILLKQNKLTIAEVGYEVGFSSPTYFSACFSNYFKMSPSEYVAKNAERK, encoded by the coding sequence GTGGCATCACCTAACAATACTTCCAATATTAAAAAGTACACCACGGTAAATGGCTTAACAAATAATGTGGTTTACAAAATCGTACAGGATAAGCAAGGCTTTATGTGGTTTGCTACCGAAGACGGGCTTAATAGGTACGATGGGCATCGCTTTGTAGGTTACAGAAATGATCCGACGAATAAGAAGACAATCTCGCAAAATTTCATTCAGAGTATCTACTGCGATGCGCATGGCGATATTTGGGTTGGTACTGCTGAGTCTGGTTTGAACCGTTATAACTGTAGAGGTGACGATTTTACCATATTCCGCCATAAGAAAGATAGGTATAGCATTAATGGGAACGATATTATATCTATTATTCCTGCCAGAGATGGGAATTTGTGGGTGGCTTCCTATCGAAATGGGATAAATTACTACGATAGAAGGAGTGGCAGATTCTACGATAGAAAAGACATTCTTGCTGCATGCAAAAGTAGGGGTGACTATAAAGTGCAATCAATACTTGAGGGGAGAAATGGCATTTTTTGGGTTGGCACCCAGGGAAATGGGCTATATGCGTACGATTTAGTCAACAGGAAGAGCACTCCAATCAAGGGTGTAAATCCTGCGGGGTTAACGGTGTTCTCTATTGGTGAAGACCCTACGGGCCATGTTTGGATTGGTACCAACAGGGGATTACTGGTTGTGAAAGATGGAGTGCTGCAAGTAGTACCTAATTTGAAAAGCATTGCGGGTAAGGAGGTCTTTGCCATATTCTGCGATAGAAATCAGAATATGTGGATTGGTACTGACAAGGGTGCCTACATTTTTAAGCTTCGGGATGTCTTTCGAGCAAATGCGATAAGCGTCGATTATATAGGGGAGGGACCGTCTGGACTTTCTTACCAGTCTATTAGATCCATTTCTCAGGATAGAGATGGCAATATTTGGATTGGAACCTACACTGGTGGTGTCAACTTTATTAGTAGTATCCCCGATAAGTTCAGGCTAATTGCAAAGGATACGCCAGGTAGCGCCCTGTCGTACGATAAGGTATGGGGCATGTGCGAGGATAAACAGGGGAACCTGTGGGTTGGCACCGATGGTAGCGGTATCGATAAGTTTGATGCTAACCTCAATAAACTAGGCAGCATGCGTTCCAATCCGTCTAATACAAGTTCGCTAAGTAGCAATGCAATTTTGTCTGCCTACTGCGATAGGCGGGGGGAGCTGTGGTTCGGCACTTTCGAGAGTGGGCTAAATCGTGTTGACCCTCGGAGCGGTAAGGTTACCCGGTTTCTGAAAAATGGAACTAGCCGTAGCATCAGCGACAATACCGTGCGCGCCATCTTTGAGGACTCGCAGGGGAAGTTGTGGGTGGGAACCGATGCAGGAGGACTTTGCTGCTACGATCCTAGGTCGCAAAATTTCGCGGTGTATAACACAAAGAATTCGGGAATCAGCGAGAATGACGTACGGTCGATCTGCGAAGATGCCCGTGGAAATCTGTGGGTAGGCACGTATGGCGAGGGACTTAACCTGTTCGATAGAGCCAGGAGGCATGTTGCCGTCTTCCGTAATGTACAGGACGATCCTTCGTCGTTGAGCTCGAACCGGGTTCAGGCAATGCTCGTTGACTCGAAGGGGCGCCTGTGGGTGGGAACGTCGAGTGGCCTATGCCGCTACTCCTACGAAACACGCAACTTTAAATCGTTTACCGAAAAGGAGGGGCTTGTCAATAATAACGTAATGGCGATCTTGGAAGATGGCAAGGGCAATTTATGGATAAGCACCACCCGGGGAATTTCTAGGTTCTGCATCGATAAAGGCAAGTTCGAGAACTACGACCTGCACGACGGGCTGCAGAGCGGGCAGTTTATGCCGGGCTCTGCCATTCGTTGCAGGGGTGGGCGCATGCTTTTTGGGGGGACGAACGGGCTAAACGTTTTCGATCCGTCGAGAATCAGCAGTACCCAGTTTGAGCCAGAGGTGCTGATAACCGATTTCCAGATTTATAATGCCATTGTTCCTATTCGAAGCACGGAGAATCCGAAGAGTCCGCTTCTTCAGAGCATTACACTAACATCGGATGTTGAGCTGAGCTACCGACAAAATACGCTGTCGTTCGACTTTGTTGCTTTGAACTACAGCTTCCCAGAAAAAACGCAATACGCCTACATGATGGAGGGTGCCGATGAAGGCTGGAATAAGGTTGGCGGTAAGACTTCAGCGACGTACCGGAATCTTGGCCCTGGGAAATACGTGTTTAAGGTTAAGGCCACCAACCAGGATGGTGTTTGGTCGAAAACGGTTAGGGAGATTCGCATAACCATTCGTCCTCCGTTTTGGCTTACCTGGTGGGCGTACCTCTTCTATGCCATTTTGATAGCATTGGCTGTCCGGGCATCGCTTAGGCTGTACACCTTTAGGATTAGAACGCTTAATAAGCTGGAGATTGCGCGTATCGAACAGCAGAAGTCGGAGGAGGTGCACCAGGCAAAGCTTGAGTTCTTCACCAACATCTCTCACGAGTTTAGAACTCCTCTTACCCTTATCATAGGGCCGTTGGAGCGATTTATTGCTGCCGAAGCAGATCCTGCCAGACGGAAGCTGCTGGACATGATGCACCGAAATGCGAATCGCCTGCTTCGGCTTGTGAACCAGCTGATGGATTTGCGGAAGACGGAGCGGGGCGAGATGAAGCTCAAGGTGCAGGAGATGGATCTTGTTGCCTTCTTGCAGGAGATGACGTTCTCGTTCGAGGAGTTGTCGCATCAGAAGCATATTACCCTGCAGCTGGATGCGGAGGAGGAGCATGTTTTGGGGTGGGCAGATCCTGAATTTCTCGATAAGATTCTCTACAACCTCCTCTCCAACGCCTACAAGTTTACCTCTAGCGGTGGTCGAATCGTCATAAGCGTACGGAGGATGTCTGTCTATGGGCAGGAGCATGTTCGAATCGGTGTTGAGGATACTGGGAAAGGCATGCGTCCAAAAGAGTTGGACCGCATATTCGAGCTCTTCTACCAGGTGCCCGGAGTGGGCAGCGCTTTGCAAAAGGGTAGCGGCATAGGCCTGCACCTTACCAAGATGCTGGTTAAACTGCACAAGGGCGAGATTAGCGTATCCAGCGAGGAAGGGCGGGGGACCTCCTTCTTCGTTGATCTTCCCCTGCAAAAGGAGGCCTACGCTGCCGCCGAGGTGGCCAGCGAACCCGTGGAGAAGGCTGTGGTAACCGATCTTGCCGAAAGAGCCATTGATATAGAGCCTATGCCCGATGAGGATGTGGCTAAGCACGTTGGCCGGCTGTACACCGTGCTGGTGGTTGAGGACGACGACGACATCCGACGCTACGTTAAGGATGAACTGCACAACCTGTACAACGTTATTGAGGCCTGCAACGGCGAGGATGGGCTTAAGATGGCAGCCGAGTTTCAGCCTGACGCCATCATCAGCGACGTAATGATGCCCGTGCTCGATGGGGTGGAGATGTGCAAGCAGCTGAAGCTGGATATCACCACCTCGCACATCCCCATTATCTTGCTTACGGCGAAGTCGTCCATCGAAGATAGAATTGAGGGGCTGGAGAGCGGGGCCGATTCGTACATCCCCAAGCCGTTTAACCCGGCTCACCTGAAAACCCGCATCGCCAAGCTGATTGAGCTGCGCGAGCTGCTGAAGCAGAAGTTTAGCAAGAGCATCAGCTTTCAGCCCAGCGAGGTGGTGGCTTCCTCGCCCGACGAGGAGTTCCTCCGAAAGGCGCTGGCGCTGATCAATGAGAACATCTCCAACTCCGACTACAATGGCGACCTGCTGAGCAAGGATTTGGGCATGAGCCGCGCCAACCTGCACCGCAAGCTGCGGTCGCTGCTCAACCAGTCGTCGAGCGAGTTTATCCGCAACATCAGGCTTAAGCAGGCCGCCATCCTGCTTAAGCAGAATAAGCTTACCATCGCCGAGGTTGGCTACGAGGTTGGCTTCAGCTCGCCAACCTACTTCTCGGCGTGCTTCTCCAACTACTTCAAGATGTCGCCCTCGGAGTATGTTGCCAAGAATGCGGAGCGGAAGTAG
- a CDS encoding TrkA family potassium uptake protein, whose product MKYIIIGLGNYGSVLAERLTSMGHEVIGIDSNSHRVEELKSKITSTICMDINEVHLLKVLPLNDADAVVVAIGENVGASILVSAELKQLKVNKLIGRAISTLHTTVLEAIGVDEVVTPEKDSAEDFALRLDVKGLQDSFPVAEGFRIISMAAPPVVVGQAVGELLLGDKFNLKLVTIIRKEHVINFLGSKSVVEKVIHPIGLGTIIEKDDILYLFGESKNLKDFSQFFS is encoded by the coding sequence ATGAAATATATCATTATAGGACTAGGAAACTACGGCTCGGTGCTTGCCGAGCGCCTTACGTCTATGGGGCACGAGGTAATCGGTATCGACTCGAATAGCCATAGAGTCGAGGAGTTAAAATCGAAGATTACCAGCACCATTTGTATGGATATAAACGAGGTGCACCTACTTAAGGTGCTCCCACTTAATGATGCCGATGCGGTTGTGGTGGCAATTGGCGAAAATGTTGGCGCTTCAATTCTTGTTTCGGCAGAGCTAAAGCAGCTAAAGGTGAATAAGCTAATCGGTCGTGCAATCTCCACCCTGCATACCACCGTGCTTGAGGCTATTGGGGTAGACGAGGTGGTAACGCCGGAGAAAGATTCGGCAGAAGACTTTGCGCTTCGCCTGGATGTAAAGGGGCTTCAAGACTCGTTTCCTGTTGCCGAAGGCTTCCGCATAATCTCCATGGCAGCACCTCCTGTAGTAGTCGGACAAGCGGTGGGCGAGCTGCTCCTTGGCGATAAGTTCAACCTTAAACTGGTGACGATTATTCGAAAAGAGCATGTGATCAACTTCTTGGGATCGAAGTCGGTTGTCGAGAAGGTTATTCACCCAATTGGGCTGGGTACCATCATTGAGAAGGATGATATCCTTTACCTGTTTGGCGAATCGAAAAACCTGAAGGATTTCTCGCAGTTCTTTTCCTAG
- a CDS encoding DMT family protein yields MKVLLTISLLVLSNIFMTFAWYGHLKFKEYSWFHALPLFAVVLISWGIALFEYFFQVPANRIGFNQNGGPFSLVELKVLQEVITLVVFMSFSLLVFKTETLKMNHLIGFGFLILAVFFIFKK; encoded by the coding sequence ATGAAAGTTTTACTCACCATATCGCTGTTGGTTCTTTCAAACATCTTTATGACTTTTGCCTGGTACGGGCATCTCAAATTCAAAGAATACAGCTGGTTTCACGCACTTCCACTTTTTGCTGTAGTCCTTATAAGCTGGGGAATCGCTCTTTTTGAGTACTTCTTCCAAGTTCCAGCCAACCGTATCGGCTTCAACCAAAATGGGGGACCATTTTCGCTAGTCGAGCTAAAGGTGCTTCAGGAAGTTATCACCCTAGTGGTTTTCATGAGCTTCAGCCTACTGGTTTTCAAAACCGAGACCTTAAAAATGAACCACCTTATTGGATTTGGCTTCCTGATTCTAGCCGTGTTCTTTATCTTTAAGAAATAG
- a CDS encoding potassium transporter TrkG, which yields MKRRFKTAFWRRIELLARLKKNVDKLVSTVLALTSIFSIALIVYEVGFDLSDEFYAEASRFYFVALLIFFVSFLFRSFKQEFREARETRHYYVWGFFAVIFFLLLIAYIKPDEYIRTKAPLLAVFKSQVFTYVFLLVLSVMELSRSTFGFLKKEINTSLIFAFSFFFIIFVGAGLLMLPNSTTHGITFVDALFTSTSAVCVTGLVAVDTGTAFTTLGQFFIIMLIQIGGIGVMTLTSFFGIFLVNKLSFKNQINMGDFISEENLGEIFRTLMKIVLVTFIIEAIGAVFIYFSVKDTIGDVSEVYYAIFHSISAFCNAGFSFFGDSLYDARVRYNYSLHTYISLLIIFGGIGYPILFNYMQLVKHVVRNKVRQLFGLQHRYHHLPKIINLHTKLVVYTTLILLVVGTVFFAIFEYNNTLKGLPWYGVLAESFLGSVTPRTAGFNSVNMGQILPQTILLTMFLMWVGASPVSTGGGIKTTTFAIAVLNVWNTMRGRERLEIGGREITNSTLLRAFSAILLSVFMIGLSSSLIKLFEPKIDMMAIVFECISALSTVGLSLNITPTLDDGSKIVLISTMFIGRVGALTFLSGFVKHSAELNYRYPKTSIFVN from the coding sequence ATGAAAAGACGTTTCAAGACTGCGTTTTGGAGGCGGATAGAGCTGCTTGCCAGGCTTAAAAAAAATGTGGATAAGCTCGTTTCTACCGTACTAGCTCTGACCAGTATTTTTAGCATAGCGCTTATCGTATACGAGGTGGGCTTCGACCTTAGCGACGAATTTTATGCTGAGGCCAGCAGGTTCTACTTTGTTGCGCTGCTAATCTTTTTTGTTAGCTTCCTTTTTCGTTCGTTTAAGCAGGAATTCCGCGAAGCGAGAGAGACGCGGCACTACTATGTGTGGGGCTTTTTTGCGGTGATTTTTTTTCTCTTGCTGATCGCCTACATTAAGCCCGACGAGTATATCCGAACAAAGGCACCCTTGCTTGCTGTGTTTAAGAGTCAAGTATTCACCTACGTGTTTCTGCTTGTGCTGTCGGTTATGGAGCTATCCCGCTCCACCTTCGGCTTTTTGAAGAAGGAGATCAACACCTCGCTCATATTTGCCTTCAGCTTTTTCTTTATCATCTTCGTGGGGGCGGGGCTGCTGATGCTCCCCAACTCTACAACGCATGGCATCACCTTCGTAGATGCGCTGTTTACATCAACAAGCGCGGTGTGCGTTACCGGCTTGGTTGCTGTCGATACCGGAACTGCCTTTACTACCCTTGGCCAGTTCTTCATTATCATGCTTATTCAGATCGGCGGTATTGGCGTGATGACGCTAACCTCTTTCTTCGGTATCTTTTTGGTGAATAAGCTCTCGTTTAAGAACCAGATCAACATGGGCGACTTTATTAGCGAGGAAAACCTAGGCGAGATATTCCGTACGCTGATGAAGATTGTACTGGTAACCTTCATCATCGAGGCAATAGGTGCAGTCTTTATATACTTCTCGGTTAAGGATACAATAGGGGATGTGAGCGAGGTGTACTACGCAATTTTCCACTCCATATCGGCGTTCTGCAATGCGGGCTTTTCGTTCTTTGGCGATAGCCTGTACGATGCGCGTGTACGCTATAACTATAGCCTGCATACCTACATCTCGTTGCTGATTATCTTTGGAGGTATTGGCTATCCCATTCTGTTTAACTACATGCAGCTGGTAAAGCATGTGGTGCGAAACAAGGTTCGGCAGCTGTTTGGGCTGCAGCATCGCTACCACCATCTGCCCAAGATTATCAACTTGCATACGAAGCTGGTGGTGTATACCACGCTCATCTTGCTGGTGGTTGGCACGGTATTCTTTGCAATTTTCGAGTATAACAACACGCTGAAGGGGCTGCCCTGGTACGGCGTGCTGGCCGAGTCGTTTTTGGGATCGGTAACGCCAAGAACTGCTGGGTTTAATTCGGTAAACATGGGGCAAATTCTACCTCAAACCATTTTGCTCACCATGTTCCTGATGTGGGTTGGTGCATCGCCCGTATCTACCGGTGGTGGTATCAAAACAACGACGTTTGCAATTGCTGTACTTAATGTTTGGAATACTATGAGGGGGCGTGAACGTCTCGAAATCGGGGGGCGCGAGATTACCAACAGCACGCTGCTGAGGGCTTTCTCTGCCATTCTCCTCTCCGTTTTTATGATTGGGTTGTCCAGCTCGCTGATAAAGCTTTTTGAGCCTAAAATAGATATGATGGCTATCGTATTCGAGTGTATCTCGGCGCTAAGTACCGTGGGGCTGTCGTTGAATATTACCCCAACGCTCGACGATGGCAGTAAAATCGTTCTAATCTCCACCATGTTTATTGGTAGGGTAGGAGCGCTTACGTTTTTATCGGGATTTGTTAAGCATTCCGCGGAACTGAATTACCGCTATCCGAAAACTAGCATATTTGTCAACTAG
- a CDS encoding YhcH/YjgK/YiaL family protein, with product MILDSINQLQCYSAFLPAVEKIVDYINSVDLNNLPSEKVFIDGENLFVIPSVSKGKLAKDAKLEAHNVYADLQLCLSDGETFGWKDRKECQQPIGEYSHEKDIIFFDDQPTTYVSVKQNEFVLFMPWDAHAPLICEGEVTKLIFKIKVG from the coding sequence ATGATACTTGATTCGATTAATCAGCTACAATGCTATTCGGCTTTTCTTCCTGCTGTAGAAAAGATTGTAGACTATATTAACTCCGTAGATTTAAATAATCTTCCATCCGAAAAGGTCTTCATTGATGGTGAGAACCTCTTTGTAATTCCTTCGGTTTCTAAAGGAAAACTCGCAAAGGACGCTAAGCTAGAAGCGCATAATGTATATGCCGATCTTCAGCTATGCCTTAGCGATGGCGAGACTTTTGGATGGAAGGATCGAAAGGAATGTCAGCAGCCAATAGGGGAGTATAGTCACGAAAAAGATATTATCTTCTTCGACGATCAGCCAACAACCTATGTTTCCGTAAAACAAAACGAGTTTGTGCTTTTTATGCCCTGGGATGCTCACGCACCCCTTATTTGCGAAGGAGAGGTTACGAAACTCATATTTAAAATAAAGGTAGGTTGA
- a CDS encoding ATP-binding cassette domain-containing protein, translating into MITVSNLAIQFGKRVLFQDVNLKFTPGNCYGIIGANGAGKSTFLKMLSGTQDSTRGKIEQGPGERMSVLKQDHFEFDEFRVLDAVLMGHTVLWGIMQEKDALYAKPDFSEEDGIRASELEEKFGEMDGWNSESDAAMLLSGLGIKEDSHYKLMKELNGKEKVKVLLAQALFGKPDNLLLDEPTNDLDLETVMWLENYLSNFDNTLLVVSHDRHFLDSVCTHIVDIDFGKVKLFPGNYSFWYESSQLALRQQANQNKKAEERKKELQEFIQRFSANVAKSKQTTSRKKMLEKLNVEEIQPSTRRYPGIIFTPERETGNSILEVKDLNKVAEDGTVLLKDVSFTVEKDEKIVFLSKNPLAMTALFEILNGHMQPDSGSFDWGITITTAYLPLENGDFFQNEMNLVEWLGQYSSDTSESFLRGYLGKMLFSGEEIYKKSSVLSGGEKMRCMISRMMLRNANVMILDNPTNHLDLESIQAFNNTLTNFKGNVLMSSHDHEFIETVCNRIIELTPTGIIDKQMDYDDYITSDKIKELRDSMYQ; encoded by the coding sequence ATGATTACAGTCTCAAATCTGGCGATTCAGTTCGGGAAGCGCGTTCTTTTTCAAGATGTGAATTTGAAGTTTACCCCCGGCAATTGCTACGGTATTATTGGCGCAAACGGTGCCGGAAAGTCTACATTTTTAAAGATGCTTAGTGGTACGCAGGACTCCACCCGTGGAAAAATAGAGCAAGGGCCGGGCGAGCGTATGTCAGTGCTTAAGCAGGACCACTTCGAATTCGACGAGTTTCGCGTGCTGGATGCGGTGCTGATGGGCCATACCGTTCTCTGGGGCATCATGCAGGAGAAGGATGCGCTTTACGCAAAGCCCGATTTCTCGGAAGAGGATGGCATCCGCGCCTCGGAGCTTGAGGAGAAGTTCGGCGAGATGGACGGATGGAACTCCGAAAGCGATGCGGCCATGCTCCTAAGCGGCCTAGGCATTAAGGAGGATAGCCACTACAAGCTCATGAAGGAGCTCAACGGTAAGGAAAAGGTGAAGGTGCTGCTGGCGCAGGCCCTATTCGGCAAGCCCGACAACCTGCTGCTCGATGAGCCTACCAACGACCTCGACCTCGAAACCGTAATGTGGCTCGAAAACTACCTCTCCAACTTCGACAATACCCTTTTGGTGGTATCGCACGACCGCCACTTCCTCGACTCGGTGTGTACGCACATCGTAGATATCGACTTTGGCAAGGTTAAGCTATTCCCCGGTAACTATAGCTTCTGGTACGAGAGCAGCCAGCTGGCCCTCCGCCAGCAGGCCAACCAAAATAAGAAGGCCGAAGAGCGCAAGAAGGAGCTGCAGGAGTTCATCCAGCGCTTTAGCGCCAACGTGGCCAAGAGTAAGCAAACCACCAGCCGTAAGAAGATGCTCGAGAAGCTCAACGTGGAGGAGATTCAGCCCTCAACCCGCCGCTACCCCGGTATCATCTTTACCCCCGAGCGCGAAACCGGCAACAGCATCCTCGAGGTTAAGGACCTCAACAAGGTGGCTGAGGATGGTACCGTGCTGCTCAAGGACGTTAGCTTTACCGTAGAGAAGGACGAGAAGATCGTCTTCCTATCGAAGAATCCGTTGGCCATGACCGCCCTCTTCGAGATCCTCAACGGCCACATGCAGCCCGATTCCGGCTCGTTCGACTGGGGTATCACTATCACCACCGCATACCTGCCCTTGGAGAACGGCGATTTCTTCCAGAACGAGATGAACCTGGTGGAGTGGCTGGGCCAGTATTCGTCGGATACCAGCGAGAGCTTCCTCCGCGGCTACCTCGGCAAGATGCTCTTCTCGGGCGAGGAGATCTACAAGAAGTCGAGCGTGCTTTCGGGAGGCGAGAAGATGCGCTGCATGATCTCGCGCATGATGCTCCGCAACGCCAACGTGATGATCTTGGACAATCCCACCAACCACCTCGACCTAGAGTCGATTCAGGCCTTCAACAACACCCTTACCAACTTTAAGGGTAACGTGCTGATGTCCTCGCACGACCACGAGTTCATCGAAACCGTGTGTAACCGTATCATCGAGCTTACGCCAACCGGCATTATCGATAAGCAGATGGACTACGACGACTACATCACCAGCGATAAGATTAAGGAACTCCGCGATAGCATGTATCAATAG
- a CDS encoding helix-turn-helix transcriptional regulator, which translates to MLKMNISRVLALKGIDNAYVYLKKQGYKHNKAYHLSRSLTQKVDVDDLEEICLGLNCTPNDLFEWTPSKPENDIEGHALQSIRRKDAAVGLVKLVQGLPVEQMDEIERMILEKIKKSKPTNT; encoded by the coding sequence ATGCTAAAAATGAACATCTCGCGCGTGCTTGCCCTTAAAGGAATCGACAATGCCTACGTCTACCTAAAGAAGCAGGGCTACAAGCACAACAAGGCATACCACCTGTCGCGAAGCCTAACCCAAAAGGTAGACGTAGACGACCTTGAGGAGATATGCCTAGGGCTAAACTGTACCCCAAACGACCTGTTCGAGTGGACGCCATCGAAGCCCGAAAACGACATCGAGGGGCATGCTCTACAGTCCATCCGCCGCAAGGATGCCGCCGTGGGGCTGGTGAAGCTGGTGCAGGGGCTGCCCGTGGAACAGATGGACGAGATTGAAAGGATGATACTGGAGAAGATAAAGAAGTCAAAGCCTACAAACACGTAG